Proteins encoded together in one Mycolicibacter minnesotensis window:
- a CDS encoding response regulator has protein sequence MPNQPARILLADDHALVRSGLRMILDAEPDLSVVAEAADGSEALAALQETPVDLAILDIAMPRMTGLQAAREINRNHPHVRVLMLSMHDNEQYFFEALKAGASGYVLKSVADRDLLEACRSTIRGEPFLYAGAVTALIRDYLHRARHGSTLPETILTPREEEVLKLIAEGFSAREIAKTLGISAKTVDRHRTNTLQKLGLRDRLALTRYAIRTGLIEP, from the coding sequence ATGCCGAACCAACCGGCGCGCATTCTGCTCGCCGATGACCACGCCCTGGTGCGCAGCGGGCTGCGGATGATCTTGGACGCCGAGCCTGACCTGTCCGTGGTCGCAGAGGCCGCCGACGGGTCCGAGGCGCTGGCGGCGCTGCAGGAAACGCCGGTCGACCTGGCGATTCTGGACATCGCGATGCCGCGGATGACGGGCCTGCAGGCCGCCCGCGAGATCAACCGCAACCATCCCCACGTGCGCGTTCTGATGCTGTCGATGCACGACAACGAGCAATATTTCTTCGAAGCTCTCAAGGCCGGTGCCTCCGGCTACGTGCTGAAGTCGGTGGCCGATCGCGACCTGCTCGAGGCGTGCCGGTCGACGATCCGGGGCGAGCCGTTCCTGTACGCCGGGGCGGTGACCGCGCTGATCCGGGACTACCTGCACCGGGCGCGGCACGGCAGCACGCTGCCGGAGACCATCCTCACCCCGCGTGAAGAGGAAGTGCTCAAGTTGATCGCCGAGGGTTTCTCGGCTCGGGAGATCGCCAAGACCCTCGGCATCAGCGCCAAAACTGTCGACCGCCACCGGACCAACACCCTGCAGAAATTGGGGTTGCGCGACCGTCTGGCACTCACCCGCTATGCGATCAGGACCGGGTTAATCGAGCCGTAA
- a CDS encoding Na+/H+ antiporter subunit A: protein MLAILLAHIVGTAAAPALVRRWGRLAFYPLGAVPLVSLGWVVANWPAGPGGDLRTTVSWVPGLSMDIALRFDSLSAIMCVLALGIGALVLFYCAAYFRPVGVHTDTDPRLPSFAAKMVGFAGAMFGLMVADNMLVLYVFWEMTSVLSFLLIGHYAERAANRRAATQALLVTTAGGLAMLVGIIALGNAAGTYLLSEVVAYPPSGTTVTVGVLLILVGALSKSAIVPLHFWLPGAMAAPTPVSAYLHAAAMVKAGIYLVARLAPGFADSPGWRPTLVILGLSTALLAGWRAIHEYDLKLLLAYSTVSQLGLMIVLVGAGTGDLMLAGLTAMCAHAAAKATLFMVVGIIDHATGTRDLRELAGLGRRCPGLFLIAAAAAASMAGVPPFVGFIAKETIFGAEARTPVLGTGGPYVLAAGVVASMFTVIYSVRFMWGGFASKGRSAPSARVAGLHRPELTFLAPPAVLASVSLVLGLSALTLDTALRSYADTMPGGTTYHLALWHGVGLPVLLSALVLVVGTTVFAARGPLGLARSRRLPLGGADRVYDDVLRLLDVAAVRLTGITQRGSLPLNQGMIFATLVILPLTALALGARNHVELALWDTPLQLTVAVLVLAGGIGATMARNRLSTVLMVGVTGYGCAAAFAFHGAPDLALTQLLVETVTLVIFVLVLRTLPAEAERPTMALNRLPRIVLSLAAGATVAVLAAFAMAARTQDGVSEALPEAAYVRGHGANTVNVLLVDIRAWDTLGEISVLLVAATGVASMVFRNRRFGRAPRVADAGATRGGPGPDVRATPYSPAIGSTTWLRGSAYHDPNQRSLVLEVATRIIFPLIMVVSVYFLFAGHNYPGGGFSGGLAAGLGLALRYLAGGRYELGETLPVDSSKILGVGLALAGGTALGSLFLGAPVLSSGVLSFTLPVLGHVKVMTSLFFDLGVYLVVVGMVLDVLRSLGVRLDQELESQPPARPLAGVS, encoded by the coding sequence ATGCTGGCGATACTGCTTGCCCATATTGTTGGCACCGCTGCAGCACCGGCGTTGGTGCGCAGATGGGGCAGGCTGGCTTTCTATCCGCTGGGCGCAGTTCCGCTGGTGTCGCTGGGCTGGGTCGTGGCCAACTGGCCGGCCGGTCCGGGTGGTGATCTCCGCACGACGGTGTCCTGGGTGCCGGGGCTGTCGATGGACATCGCGCTGCGCTTCGATTCGCTGAGCGCGATCATGTGCGTACTCGCGCTGGGAATCGGTGCGCTGGTGCTGTTCTACTGCGCGGCCTACTTCCGGCCGGTCGGCGTGCACACCGACACTGATCCGCGGCTGCCCAGCTTCGCCGCGAAGATGGTCGGCTTCGCCGGGGCGATGTTCGGATTGATGGTCGCCGACAACATGCTGGTGCTCTACGTGTTCTGGGAAATGACCTCGGTGTTGTCGTTCCTGCTGATCGGTCACTACGCCGAACGCGCCGCCAACCGTCGAGCCGCCACCCAGGCATTGCTGGTGACCACGGCCGGCGGGCTGGCCATGCTGGTGGGCATCATCGCCCTGGGCAACGCCGCGGGCACCTACCTGCTCTCGGAAGTGGTCGCCTATCCGCCGTCGGGGACCACCGTCACGGTTGGTGTCCTACTGATCCTGGTCGGCGCACTCAGCAAGTCCGCGATTGTGCCGCTGCACTTCTGGTTGCCCGGCGCCATGGCGGCCCCGACTCCGGTCAGCGCCTACCTGCATGCCGCGGCCATGGTCAAAGCCGGGATCTATCTGGTGGCCCGGCTGGCGCCTGGATTCGCCGACTCCCCGGGCTGGCGGCCGACGCTGGTGATTCTGGGCCTGTCCACGGCACTACTGGCGGGATGGCGGGCCATTCACGAATACGACCTGAAGCTGCTGCTGGCCTACAGCACCGTCAGCCAGCTGGGTTTGATGATCGTCCTCGTAGGCGCCGGCACCGGAGATCTCATGCTCGCGGGGCTGACCGCAATGTGCGCGCATGCCGCGGCTAAGGCGACGCTGTTCATGGTGGTGGGGATCATCGACCATGCCACCGGTACCCGTGACCTGCGCGAACTGGCGGGGTTGGGGCGCCGTTGCCCAGGCCTGTTCCTGATCGCCGCCGCGGCGGCAGCCAGCATGGCCGGAGTGCCGCCGTTTGTCGGGTTCATCGCCAAAGAGACCATCTTCGGGGCCGAGGCGCGGACTCCGGTCCTGGGTACCGGCGGACCGTATGTGCTGGCTGCGGGGGTCGTGGCCTCGATGTTCACCGTGATCTACAGCGTGCGTTTCATGTGGGGCGGCTTCGCGTCCAAGGGTCGGTCCGCCCCGAGTGCCCGGGTGGCCGGCCTGCATCGACCGGAGCTGACGTTTCTGGCGCCACCGGCGGTGCTCGCCAGCGTCAGCCTGGTCCTGGGCCTGAGCGCGCTGACCCTGGACACCGCATTGCGCAGCTACGCCGACACCATGCCGGGCGGAACGACCTATCACCTGGCGCTGTGGCACGGAGTCGGGCTGCCGGTGCTGCTGTCGGCGCTGGTCCTGGTGGTCGGGACGACGGTTTTCGCGGCCCGCGGACCACTGGGCCTGGCCCGGTCGCGGCGGCTGCCCCTGGGCGGTGCCGACCGTGTTTACGACGACGTGCTGCGGCTGCTCGATGTGGCCGCGGTGCGGCTGACCGGTATCACCCAGCGCGGCTCCCTGCCGCTCAACCAGGGAATGATCTTTGCGACGCTAGTGATTCTTCCGCTGACGGCGTTGGCGCTGGGCGCCCGCAACCACGTCGAGCTGGCGCTCTGGGATACGCCGCTGCAGCTGACCGTCGCGGTTCTGGTGCTCGCCGGCGGCATCGGTGCCACCATGGCCCGCAACCGACTGTCCACGGTGTTGATGGTCGGGGTGACCGGTTACGGGTGTGCCGCGGCATTCGCCTTCCACGGCGCTCCCGACCTCGCACTGACCCAGCTGCTGGTCGAGACCGTCACCCTGGTGATCTTCGTGCTCGTGCTGCGCACCCTGCCGGCCGAGGCGGAGCGGCCCACGATGGCGCTGAATCGGTTGCCCCGCATAGTGTTGTCGCTGGCAGCCGGCGCCACCGTCGCGGTGCTGGCGGCCTTTGCGATGGCGGCGCGCACCCAAGACGGTGTCTCCGAGGCACTGCCCGAGGCTGCCTATGTTCGCGGACACGGCGCCAACACCGTGAATGTGCTGCTGGTCGACATCCGAGCCTGGGACACTCTCGGTGAGATCTCGGTGCTGCTGGTCGCCGCCACCGGGGTGGCCTCGATGGTGTTCCGCAATCGCCGATTCGGGCGGGCGCCACGGGTCGCCGACGCCGGTGCCACGCGAGGAGGCCCGGGCCCCGACGTTCGCGCCACCCCTTACAGCCCGGCGATCGGTTCCACCACCTGGCTGCGGGGCAGCGCCTACCACGATCCCAATCAGCGGTCACTGGTGCTGGAGGTCGCGACCCGAATCATCTTCCCGCTGATCATGGTGGTCTCGGTCTATTTCTTGTTCGCCGGGCACAACTATCCCGGCGGTGGCTTTTCCGGCGGGCTGGCCGCCGGTTTGGGACTGGCGTTGCGGTACTTGGCCGGCGGGCGCTACGAGCTCGGCGAGACGCTGCCCGTGGACTCCAGCAAGATCCTGGGCGTCGGGCTGGCTTTGGCCGGAGGCACGGCGTTGGGATCACTGTTCCTCGGCGCGCCGGTGCTGTCGTCGGGCGTGCTGTCGTTCACCCTCCCGGTGCTGGGTCACGTCAAGGTGATGACGTCGTTGTTCTTCGATCTGGGCGTGTACCTGGTGGTGGTCGGCATGGTGCTCGACGTGCTGCGAAGTCTCGGGGTACGGCTGGACCAGGAGCTTGAATCGCAGCCCCCGGCCCGACCGCTGGCAGGAGTGTCATGA
- a CDS encoding Na(+)/H(+) antiporter subunit C: MTAHFVPLLMAAGLTACGVYMLLERSLTRMLLGLMMIGNAVNLLLIDVGGPDGNPPIYWASSGKATDADALAQAMVLTSIVITMGVGAFVLALTYRSFNLTTTDDVSDDQEATRVSQLSDEEVIAAEQDQGVPVSAGELDAVPESEVSR; encoded by the coding sequence ATGACCGCACATTTTGTTCCGTTGCTGATGGCCGCCGGTCTGACCGCGTGCGGGGTGTACATGCTTCTGGAACGCAGCCTCACCCGAATGTTGTTGGGCCTGATGATGATCGGCAATGCCGTCAACCTCTTGCTCATCGACGTCGGCGGTCCTGACGGTAATCCGCCTATCTATTGGGCCAGCTCCGGCAAGGCCACCGACGCCGACGCACTGGCTCAGGCGATGGTGCTGACCTCGATCGTCATCACCATGGGTGTCGGGGCGTTCGTGCTGGCGCTGACCTACCGCTCGTTCAACCTGACGACCACCGACGATGTCAGCGACGACCAGGAAGCAACCCGGGTCTCGCAGCTGTCCGACGAAGAGGTGATCGCCGCCGAGCAGGATCAGGGCGTGCCGGTGTCGGCCGGCGAACTCGACGCCGTTCCCGAAAGTGAGGTGTCACGGTGA
- a CDS encoding Na+/H+ antiporter subunit D has translation MPLPVLLPTLGAALTLIVGRRPRLQRPITIGVLCAVAGVSATLLYLTDRNGTLVLHVGGWGPTERGLGPLGISLVVDRLSALMLVVSAVVLLAVMVYAIGQGVRDGDDRQPVSIFLPTYLTLATGVSLAFLAGDLFNLFVGFEMLLSASFVLLTIGASAERIRAGIGYVMVSMASSLVFLFGIALIYAATGTLNLAELAVRTGGLPSGTRSALFAVLLVAFGIKAAVFPLSAWLPDAYPTAPAPITAVFAGILTKVGVYAIIRAHSLLFPDGGLDSVLLVAALLTMLVGIFGAIAQSDIKRLLSFTLVSHIGFMMFGVALSSQLGMSGAIFYVMHHIIVMTTLFLAAGLIERQGGASSLHRLGGLIGNPLLAFVFLIPAFNLGGIPPFSGFIGKTAVLQAGVGNGSVLAWLLVGGAVVTSLLTLYVLARVWTMAFWRRRVDAPEGELVLAAPPVLLDDVGDIAYDDRDDVGKMPTWMVVPTLALIALGLSLSVLAGPIFAYTQRAAAEVLDRGEYISTVLSVSAP, from the coding sequence ATGCCGCTGCCGGTGCTGCTGCCCACCCTGGGCGCGGCGCTGACCCTGATCGTGGGCCGCCGGCCGCGGCTGCAGCGGCCGATCACCATCGGCGTGCTGTGCGCGGTGGCGGGTGTCAGCGCCACCCTGCTGTACCTGACCGACCGCAACGGGACACTGGTACTGCACGTCGGAGGCTGGGGGCCGACCGAGCGGGGCCTGGGACCGCTGGGCATCAGCCTGGTCGTCGACCGCCTGTCGGCGCTCATGCTGGTGGTGTCTGCGGTGGTGCTGCTGGCCGTCATGGTCTACGCGATCGGGCAGGGTGTTCGCGACGGCGACGATCGTCAGCCGGTATCGATCTTCCTGCCCACCTATCTGACCCTGGCCACCGGTGTGTCCCTGGCGTTTTTGGCCGGCGACCTGTTCAACCTGTTCGTCGGGTTCGAGATGCTGCTGTCGGCGAGTTTCGTGCTGCTGACCATCGGAGCCAGCGCCGAACGGATCCGGGCCGGGATCGGCTACGTGATGGTCTCGATGGCCTCGTCGTTGGTCTTCCTGTTCGGCATCGCGCTGATCTACGCCGCCACCGGCACCCTGAACCTCGCCGAGCTCGCGGTCCGAACCGGCGGCCTGCCCTCCGGCACTCGCAGTGCGCTGTTCGCGGTGTTGCTGGTGGCATTCGGTATCAAGGCCGCGGTGTTCCCGCTGTCGGCCTGGCTGCCCGACGCCTATCCCACCGCGCCTGCGCCCATCACCGCGGTGTTCGCTGGGATCCTGACCAAAGTCGGTGTCTACGCGATCATTCGGGCTCACTCGCTGTTGTTCCCCGACGGTGGACTGGACTCGGTGTTGTTGGTGGCGGCGCTGTTAACCATGCTGGTGGGGATCTTCGGTGCGATCGCGCAGAGCGACATCAAGCGATTGCTGTCGTTCACCCTGGTCAGCCACATCGGCTTCATGATGTTCGGGGTCGCGTTGTCCAGTCAGCTGGGCATGTCGGGTGCGATCTTCTACGTGATGCACCACATCATCGTGATGACCACGCTGTTCCTGGCGGCCGGTCTGATCGAAAGGCAGGGCGGAGCTTCCTCGCTGCACCGGCTGGGTGGTTTGATCGGCAATCCGTTGCTGGCCTTCGTGTTTCTGATCCCGGCGTTCAATCTCGGTGGCATTCCACCCTTTTCAGGATTCATCGGCAAGACCGCCGTCCTGCAGGCCGGTGTCGGAAACGGGTCGGTGCTGGCCTGGCTGCTGGTGGGCGGCGCGGTGGTCACCAGTCTGTTGACGCTGTATGTGCTGGCGCGGGTCTGGACCATGGCGTTCTGGCGGCGCCGGGTCGACGCGCCCGAGGGCGAGCTGGTGCTGGCCGCCCCGCCGGTCTTGCTCGACGACGTCGGTGATATCGCCTACGACGATCGTGATGACGTGGGGAAGATGCCGACGTGGATGGTGGTCCCGACGCTGGCGCTGATCGCGCTGGGCCTATCGCTGAGCGTGCTGGCCGGCCCGATCTTCGCCTACACCCAGCGGGCCGCGGCCGAGGTCCTCGACCGCGGCGAATACATCTCGACCGTGCTGTCGGTGAGTGCACCGTGA
- a CDS encoding Na+/H+ antiporter subunit E translates to MRPLALRLFSVAALATVWVLLWGRVTVPNIIMGVVVAVVITVLLPVPPVPVQGRVHPVALVQLIGLFCWYLIESSIQLMWLAIRPGPPPLTGVLRVPLSIKSDLVLVLASSITTLIPGSMVLEIDQVRRILYCHVIDVGSAKAVERFYHQAAQVERLLIAAFERDDEWMPVGGTA, encoded by the coding sequence GTGAGGCCGCTCGCGCTGCGCCTCTTTTCGGTGGCCGCCCTGGCCACCGTGTGGGTGTTGTTATGGGGCCGCGTCACCGTTCCCAACATCATCATGGGTGTGGTGGTCGCGGTGGTGATCACGGTGCTGCTGCCGGTGCCGCCGGTCCCGGTGCAGGGCCGGGTGCATCCGGTGGCACTGGTGCAGTTGATCGGGCTGTTCTGCTGGTACCTGATCGAGTCCAGCATTCAATTGATGTGGCTGGCGATCAGGCCCGGACCACCGCCGCTCACCGGGGTGCTGCGGGTGCCGTTGAGCATCAAATCCGACCTGGTCCTGGTGTTGGCCTCCAGCATCACCACCCTGATCCCCGGGTCGATGGTGCTGGAGATCGACCAGGTGCGCCGGATTCTGTACTGCCATGTCATCGATGTCGGCTCCGCCAAGGCCGTCGAGCGCTTCTATCACCAGGCCGCGCAGGTGGAGCGCCTGTTGATCGCCGCCTTCGAACGCGACGACGAATGGATGCCGGTGGGGGGAACCGCATGA
- a CDS encoding monovalent cation/H+ antiporter complex subunit F, with protein sequence MNVIWATAGVLLGVAAVITMYRLLAGPTTLDRLVALDTLAAMNMCGIGIWAAASRDTTVTYSLAALALVGFIGSVSVARFRVPDDRRDLGRVR encoded by the coding sequence ATGAACGTGATCTGGGCGACCGCGGGCGTGCTGTTGGGTGTCGCCGCGGTCATCACCATGTACCGGCTGCTGGCCGGCCCCACCACCCTGGACCGGCTGGTGGCACTGGACACGCTGGCCGCGATGAACATGTGCGGCATCGGAATCTGGGCCGCCGCCAGCCGCGACACCACCGTCACCTACAGCCTCGCGGCGCTGGCCCTGGTGGGCTTCATCGGATCGGTCAGCGTCGCCCGATTCCGGGTGCCCGACGACCGGCGTGACCTGGGGAGGGTGCGGTGA
- the mnhG gene encoding monovalent cation/H(+) antiporter subunit G produces the protein MIVLDLLAGVLVLAGSVLALTAAIGVVRFPDTLARMHSATKPQVLGLLLVLLGVLIRLRGSHDAGMVTVSILFTLITAPVVAHRVGRLAYQEQDMTEVLTVDELGELNEDDQLPL, from the coding sequence GTGATCGTGCTTGACCTGCTCGCAGGTGTGCTGGTACTCGCCGGGTCGGTGCTGGCGTTGACGGCGGCGATCGGGGTGGTGCGCTTCCCCGACACTTTGGCCCGTATGCACTCGGCGACCAAGCCGCAGGTGTTGGGCCTGCTGTTGGTGCTGTTGGGCGTGTTGATCCGGCTGCGCGGCAGCCACGATGCCGGGATGGTGACCGTGAGCATCCTGTTCACGCTGATCACCGCGCCGGTGGTCGCGCACCGGGTGGGCCGCCTCGCCTACCAGGAACAGGACATGACCGAGGTGCTGACGGTCGACGAGCTCGGCGAGCTCAACGAGGACGATCAGCTGCCGCTGTGA
- a CDS encoding class I SAM-dependent methyltransferase: MVEQSLWMQKVAADPGHSQWYIERFRAMAHAGKDLAGEARFIDAMAARGARILDAGCGPGRVAGLLAQAGHDVVGVDVDPELIDAAAQDYPGPRYLVADLAELDLPARGIADRFDIIVSAGNVMTFVAPSTRLEVLRRLRAHCADDGRTVIGFGADRDYDFASFLADASTAGFAEDLLLATWDLRPFSPGSDFLVAVLRPAHSGS; encoded by the coding sequence ATGGTCGAGCAGAGCCTCTGGATGCAGAAAGTCGCCGCCGATCCGGGGCATTCCCAGTGGTATATCGAGCGCTTCCGCGCGATGGCTCACGCCGGCAAAGACCTGGCCGGCGAAGCCCGCTTCATCGATGCCATGGCCGCGCGCGGCGCCCGCATCCTCGACGCGGGCTGTGGCCCGGGCCGGGTCGCCGGACTCCTGGCCCAGGCCGGTCACGATGTGGTGGGCGTCGATGTCGACCCGGAGCTCATCGACGCGGCTGCGCAGGACTATCCCGGGCCGCGCTACCTTGTCGCCGACCTTGCCGAACTCGACCTGCCCGCCCGCGGTATCGCCGACCGGTTCGACATCATCGTGTCGGCCGGTAACGTCATGACGTTCGTGGCCCCGTCCACCCGCCTCGAGGTCTTGCGCCGGTTGCGCGCCCACTGCGCCGACGACGGGCGAACCGTGATCGGCTTCGGCGCCGATCGCGACTACGATTTCGCGTCGTTCCTGGCCGACGCGTCAACGGCCGGATTCGCCGAAGACCTGTTGCTGGCCACCTGGGACCTTCGGCCGTTCTCCCCCGGTTCCGATTTTCTGGTCGCGGTGTTGCGCCCGGCTCACAGCGGCAGCTGA
- a CDS encoding LpqN/LpqT family lipoprotein, whose product MQNSGRPPGEASITLGPREPDEPTIALPKPPGWEFLPGNDAGPVRGVLYNQDLRRHGFTPNAVVTLEDLTGQVGLPAQALAKERAAVAAIVGDLDTDIAGTVSGFASRTITYNLQGRPATGLLIAVQNAQNRIWAITVTTQTTDADNPQYIEATRQLLDSLEVRLPTP is encoded by the coding sequence GTGCAGAATTCCGGTCGCCCACCCGGCGAGGCATCGATCACCTTGGGTCCCCGCGAACCCGACGAGCCCACGATCGCCCTCCCCAAGCCGCCGGGTTGGGAGTTTCTGCCAGGCAACGACGCAGGCCCGGTGCGCGGCGTGCTCTACAACCAGGACCTGCGACGGCACGGCTTCACCCCGAACGCGGTGGTGACGCTGGAAGACCTCACCGGCCAGGTAGGCCTGCCGGCACAGGCCCTGGCCAAGGAGCGCGCCGCGGTAGCCGCCATCGTCGGTGACCTCGACACCGACATCGCCGGGACAGTGTCGGGCTTTGCCAGCAGGACCATCACCTACAACCTGCAGGGCCGGCCCGCGACCGGCCTGCTCATCGCGGTGCAGAACGCCCAGAACCGAATCTGGGCGATCACCGTCACCACGCAGACCACCGACGCCGACAATCCCCAATACATCGAAGCCACCCGGCAGTTACTGGATTCGCTGGAAGTCCGCCTGCCCACTCCCTGA
- a CDS encoding putative alpha/beta hydrolase produces the protein MSRPSLQHLQVDELVAHAGGDPWAVDDSLQAGSPTQIDFLAQAFHSAAGSATAAEQTFRTAQEHFAQYNRENGEQPINNGAEVARVKEGLHATTEQLGQIAADLGTIAAALAQARNAAQEHTEALNSNLKIYDYLLGEYLQMEAQGQNHDTAIAQCRQFAEADTATALHNLTLTRSSYSTTPASGAHRPTSQHRLRPHDQRLRRREGTCERRGRWRPDPCPRRHSCTHRRRRCRAGRCDRGQGRHRQRRGDPAVGAAGYPGDDPACGSATGPGQTHRDRRQMGQRR, from the coding sequence GTGAGTCGGCCCAGCCTGCAGCACCTGCAGGTCGACGAACTCGTCGCGCATGCCGGGGGTGATCCGTGGGCCGTCGACGACAGTCTGCAGGCCGGCAGTCCCACCCAGATCGATTTCTTGGCTCAGGCGTTTCACTCCGCCGCCGGCTCGGCGACCGCCGCCGAACAGACCTTCCGCACCGCCCAGGAACACTTCGCGCAGTACAACCGCGAGAACGGCGAACAACCCATCAACAACGGCGCCGAGGTGGCCCGGGTCAAAGAGGGCCTGCATGCCACCACCGAGCAGCTCGGCCAGATCGCCGCGGACCTGGGGACCATCGCCGCCGCCCTGGCCCAAGCCCGTAACGCCGCGCAGGAGCACACCGAGGCCCTCAACAGCAATCTGAAAATCTACGACTACCTCCTCGGCGAATACCTCCAGATGGAGGCCCAAGGCCAGAATCACGACACCGCGATCGCGCAGTGCCGCCAATTCGCCGAAGCCGACACCGCGACCGCGCTGCACAACCTCACGCTCACCCGAAGCAGCTATTCCACGACCCCTGCGTCAGGCGCTCACCGACCTACGAGCCAACACCGGCTACGACCCCACGATCAGCGCCTACGACGCCGAGAAGGAACCTGCGAACGGCGCGGCCGGTGGCGCCCAGACCCCTGTCCCCGACGGCACTCCTGCACTCACCGGCGACGCCGGTGCCGTGCGGGGCGTTGCGACCGAGGGCAAGGGCGTCATCGGCAACGCCGGGGCGATCCCGCCGTGGGTGCCGCCGGGTACCCCGGTGATGACCCGGCCTGCGGGTCCGCCACCGGCCCCGGCCAAACCCACCGAGATCGACGGCAAATGGGGCAACGTCGGTGA
- a CDS encoding DUF2563 family protein, with translation MHVNPHVLRNGANVSDDAGGHANAGAQRLDVAGVPASMFGDFEEAHGFHAALGRAKDGHRDALQGHHRNLSGIAENVRTAAAAFTAMDNHSATVLRDVAPRQ, from the coding sequence ATGCACGTCAACCCCCACGTGTTGCGTAACGGAGCAAACGTCTCCGACGACGCCGGCGGGCACGCCAACGCCGGCGCCCAACGCCTCGATGTGGCCGGTGTGCCGGCCTCGATGTTCGGCGACTTCGAAGAAGCACACGGTTTCCACGCCGCGTTGGGCCGCGCCAAAGACGGCCATCGTGACGCCCTGCAGGGCCACCACCGCAACCTCAGCGGGATCGCCGAGAACGTGCGTACCGCCGCCGCAGCCTTCACCGCGATGGACAACCACAGCGCCACCGTGTTGCGAGACGTCGCCCCCCGGCAGTGA